A genomic window from Phycisphaerales bacterium AB-hyl4 includes:
- a CDS encoding response regulator: protein MPRYSSRQPSTPAITPHYDRAEQRSHKPFRVLVVDRGMDLAKQLERCMDTQQPIKVEHACNLGEARERLARRPIDLVVADTTLPDGSGFDLARTLRQRRRRTQMLMVTDTPTVEAAVQAMRLGAVDFLTRPLETKQLTQRVREVIARQDHDHHQTQRIRRLRRACHKLNEAREEISQQVDILCSDLVSAYQELADQMQQNVSSTEYQAMVRQELDLEQLLLKTLEYLIDRAGPTNAALFLPSTADEFSLGGYVNFDCSSDAADLLLQHLGDVFAPRVAEHAKVLRLNSDKVLQEHMGDDAAYLAECDVLAFACQHENEALAVITLFRDRDDPFDDQLVDICASIAPIMAEALSRLIRIHHRSNLFDDEYGDERSDEFGGELA, encoded by the coding sequence GTGCCGCGATATTCGTCCCGCCAGCCGTCGACCCCCGCGATCACGCCCCACTACGACCGGGCGGAACAGCGCTCGCATAAGCCGTTCCGCGTGCTGGTCGTCGACCGGGGCATGGATCTGGCAAAGCAGCTCGAACGATGCATGGACACGCAGCAGCCGATCAAGGTTGAGCATGCGTGCAACCTCGGTGAAGCACGGGAGCGGTTGGCGCGTCGGCCGATCGATCTGGTCGTGGCTGACACCACATTGCCCGACGGCTCGGGTTTTGATCTGGCGCGTACGCTGCGTCAGCGACGTCGGCGCACGCAGATGCTGATGGTCACGGACACGCCCACGGTTGAGGCAGCGGTGCAGGCGATGCGCCTCGGCGCTGTCGACTTTCTCACGCGGCCGTTGGAGACGAAGCAGCTCACCCAACGCGTCCGCGAGGTGATTGCCCGTCAGGACCACGACCATCATCAGACCCAGCGCATCCGCCGGCTCCGCCGAGCCTGCCACAAGCTCAACGAGGCGCGTGAGGAAATCAGCCAGCAGGTTGACATTCTGTGCAGCGATCTGGTGTCGGCGTACCAGGAGTTGGCCGACCAGATGCAGCAAAACGTCAGCTCGACCGAGTACCAGGCGATGGTCCGCCAGGAACTGGACCTCGAACAATTGCTGCTCAAGACGCTGGAGTACCTGATCGACCGCGCCGGCCCGACGAACGCGGCGCTGTTCCTGCCTTCGACGGCGGACGAGTTCAGCCTCGGCGGATACGTCAACTTTGACTGCTCCAGCGATGCGGCGGATCTGTTGCTGCAACACCTCGGCGACGTGTTCGCACCGCGTGTGGCTGAGCATGCCAAGGTGCTGCGTCTGAATAGTGACAAGGTTCTGCAAGAGCACATGGGCGACGACGCCGCGTATCTTGCTGAGTGCGACGTGCTCGCGTTCGCCTGCCAGCATGAGAACGAAGCGCTGGCGGTGATCACGCTCTTCCGCGACCGCGACGACCCGTTCGACGACCAGCTTGTGGACATTTGCGCCAGCATCGCGCCGATCATGGCTGAGGCGCTGTCACGGCTGATCCGCATTCATCATCGGTCGAATCTCTTCGACGACGAATATGGTGATGAGCGCAGCGACGAGTTCGGCGGCGAGCTGGCGTAA
- a CDS encoding cyclopropane-fatty-acyl-phospholipid synthase family protein codes for MNTQYSDAVQTAREYYNSEDADNFYYIVWGGEDIHIGLYESDTEPIADASRRTVRHMAGKIQNIDKQSKVIDLGAGYGGSMRYLAKTHGCHCVALNLSEVENERDRQMNAEQGLDKLIDVVDGDFTALPYEDNSFDVAWSQDAFLHSGDRVKVLEEVARVLKPGGEIIFTDPMQADDCPEGVLDPILARIHLDTLGSPGFYREQLKKLGFEEIEFENLSHQLCNHYGRVLRELESREAELRDKQVSSDYIERMKKGLNHWIEGGKQGHLAWGILHFRKK; via the coding sequence ATGAATACGCAATACTCCGACGCCGTGCAGACCGCACGCGAGTACTACAACAGCGAAGACGCTGACAACTTCTACTACATCGTCTGGGGCGGCGAGGACATCCACATCGGGCTTTACGAGTCCGACACCGAGCCCATCGCCGACGCCAGCCGACGCACCGTCCGCCACATGGCGGGCAAGATCCAGAACATCGACAAGCAAAGCAAGGTCATCGACCTCGGCGCCGGCTACGGCGGATCAATGCGATACCTCGCCAAAACGCACGGCTGCCACTGCGTCGCGCTCAACCTCTCCGAGGTCGAAAACGAACGTGACCGCCAGATGAACGCCGAGCAAGGCCTCGACAAGCTCATCGATGTCGTCGACGGCGACTTCACCGCGCTGCCTTACGAGGACAACAGCTTCGACGTCGCCTGGTCGCAGGACGCGTTCCTGCACAGCGGCGATCGCGTGAAGGTGCTCGAAGAGGTCGCCCGCGTGCTCAAGCCCGGCGGCGAGATCATCTTCACCGACCCGATGCAGGCCGACGACTGCCCCGAAGGCGTGCTTGACCCGATCCTCGCCCGCATCCACCTGGACACGCTCGGCTCGCCGGGCTTCTACCGCGAGCAACTGAAAAAGCTCGGCTTCGAGGAAATTGAGTTCGAAAACCTCAGCCACCAGTTGTGCAACCACTACGGCCGAGTGCTGCGCGAACTCGAATCACGCGAAGCGGAACTGCGCGACAAGCAGGTCAGCAGCGACTACATCGAGCGGATGAAAAAGGGCCTCAACCACTGGATCGAAGGCGGCAAGCAGGGCCACCTCGCCTGGGGCATCCTCCACTTCCGCAAGAAGTAA
- a CDS encoding helix-turn-helix transcriptional regulator, producing MSADYSRIHRLLKILMLIQSGGTWTAERLAAECDVAVRTIYRDLKTLEGAGVPYFFDGEQKGYRVRRDFFMPPVELTLDESLALLALGEHVAGREQVPMTRAAERAIAKVRSQLPTAVQQEVEQLDGRVAIDLAAAGPHDGIADVYEQVRSAIADRRMLRCSYESIQSSLDGGTGGGGSGGAGGGGGDEVFEFRPYALLFAQRAWYAVGHHGGRGAVRQLKLNRFTAVERTGKPYEIPADFSLADHHGQAWRMIRGEPRCDVELHFDAAFAETVADTRWHSTQQVDWHDDGSITFRCQVDGLDEIVWWVLSMGPHCVVKQPVELADRVRSLAEAVVAKYAAVQQE from the coding sequence ATGTCAGCCGACTACAGTCGCATCCATCGCCTGCTGAAGATTCTCATGCTGATCCAGTCCGGCGGGACGTGGACGGCCGAGCGGCTGGCGGCGGAATGTGACGTCGCGGTGCGGACGATCTACCGCGACCTCAAAACGCTCGAAGGTGCGGGCGTGCCCTATTTTTTCGATGGCGAGCAGAAGGGCTACCGCGTTCGGCGGGACTTTTTCATGCCCCCCGTGGAGCTGACGCTCGACGAGTCGCTGGCGTTGCTGGCATTGGGCGAGCACGTCGCCGGCCGAGAGCAGGTGCCGATGACCCGCGCCGCCGAGCGCGCCATCGCCAAGGTGCGCAGCCAACTGCCGACAGCGGTGCAGCAGGAGGTGGAGCAGCTCGACGGCCGAGTGGCGATCGACCTCGCCGCGGCGGGCCCGCATGACGGCATTGCCGACGTGTATGAGCAGGTTCGCAGCGCGATCGCCGACCGGCGGATGCTGCGCTGTTCGTACGAGTCGATTCAAAGCTCGCTCGATGGCGGCACGGGTGGCGGGGGCAGTGGCGGGGCCGGAGGTGGCGGGGGTGATGAGGTGTTCGAGTTTCGGCCTTACGCGCTGCTGTTCGCTCAAAGGGCGTGGTACGCGGTGGGGCATCATGGCGGGCGGGGCGCGGTACGGCAGCTCAAGCTCAATCGGTTTACCGCGGTGGAGCGGACGGGCAAGCCTTATGAGATACCGGCCGACTTCAGCCTGGCGGACCACCACGGCCAGGCGTGGCGGATGATCCGCGGCGAGCCGAGGTGTGATGTCGAGCTGCACTTTGATGCGGCGTTTGCCGAGACGGTCGCCGACACGCGCTGGCATTCGACGCAACAGGTTGACTGGCATGACGATGGGTCGATCACCTTTCGTTGTCAGGTGGACGGGCTGGACGAGATTGTGTGGTGGGTGTTGAGCATGGGGCCGCATTGCGTGGTGAAGCAGCCGGTCGAGTTGGCCGACCGTGTGCGCTCGCTGGCCGAGGCGGTGGTGGCGAAGTATGCAGCGGTTCAGCAGGAGTAG
- the argC gene encoding N-acetyl-gamma-glutamyl-phosphate reductase, translating to MTRVRTAIVGPTGYTGFHLIDLLLRHPQAELTYLASHRDELPDIREEFPQLLGRLTDEQAVCRPIDPDTIADVADVVFLALPHRAAMSYVPRLLDAGLRVIDLSADYRLADADLYERVYEHPHEDLANLADAVYGLTELYRDQLPGAMLVANPGCYPTAAALGIAPLLARSVVQREGIVINAASGVTGAGRKPSLALMFAEQNDAFGAYGKIGGHRHQSEIEQTLGRVAGQAMSLLFVPHLLPVDRGILETIYLTPTQQDVTEEELFEAFEDAYADEPFVRVRENLPNIKHVVGTNFVDVTVRLTGPAEQRRVVVFAAEDNVIKGAAGQAIQNMNVVFELDETAGLM from the coding sequence ATGACCCGCGTTCGCACTGCTATCGTCGGCCCGACAGGCTATACAGGCTTCCACCTGATCGACCTGTTGCTGCGCCATCCCCAGGCCGAGCTGACCTATCTCGCCAGCCATCGCGATGAGCTGCCCGACATCCGCGAGGAGTTCCCGCAGCTGCTCGGTCGGCTGACCGACGAACAGGCGGTCTGTCGGCCGATCGACCCCGACACCATCGCCGACGTCGCCGACGTGGTCTTTCTCGCGCTGCCCCACCGGGCGGCGATGAGCTACGTGCCGCGCCTGCTCGACGCGGGGTTGCGTGTGATCGACCTGTCCGCCGACTATCGCCTCGCCGACGCCGACCTCTACGAACGCGTCTACGAGCACCCGCACGAAGACCTCGCCAACCTCGCCGACGCAGTCTATGGCCTGACCGAGCTGTACCGCGACCAACTGCCCGGCGCGATGCTTGTCGCCAACCCCGGCTGCTACCCCACCGCAGCGGCATTGGGCATCGCGCCCCTGCTGGCGCGGTCGGTCGTGCAGCGGGAGGGCATCGTGATCAACGCCGCCTCGGGCGTGACCGGCGCCGGGCGGAAGCCGAGCCTTGCGCTCATGTTCGCCGAGCAGAACGACGCGTTCGGCGCGTATGGCAAGATCGGCGGCCATCGACACCAGAGCGAGATCGAACAAACGCTCGGCCGAGTGGCGGGGCAGGCGATGTCGCTGCTGTTCGTGCCACATCTGCTCCCGGTCGACCGGGGCATCCTGGAGACCATCTACCTCACGCCCACGCAGCAGGATGTAACGGAAGAGGAGCTGTTCGAGGCGTTTGAGGACGCGTACGCGGACGAGCCGTTCGTTCGCGTGCGGGAAAACCTGCCGAACATCAAGCATGTGGTGGGCACGAACTTCGTCGATGTCACCGTTCGACTGACCGGCCCGGCGGAGCAGCGGCGGGTGGTGGTCTTCGCCGCTGAGGACAACGTCATCAAAGGCGCGGCCGGCCAGGCGATCCAGAACATGAACGTTGTTTTCGAGCTCGATGAGACCGCCGGTCTGATGTGA
- the kdsB gene encoding 3-deoxy-manno-octulosonate cytidylyltransferase: MTDKSEIRNPKSEIPLSAIALIPARYASTRLPGKPLLDRTGKPMIQHVVERVREAKHVSRVAVATDDQRIYDAVLAFGGEAVMTRADHPNGTSRLAEAADALLGPTPEGARHTPDAPLIVNVQGDEPEIEASVIDQLIQGLANDPDAPMATLASPFAPDEDPANPNIVKVVVAATGRALYFSRALIPHDRDNTREHAPLKHPGLYVYRRWFLDQYVQLAPTPLEETEKLEQLRALEHGHAIAIVRTHVHHTGIDTPEQYDAFVGRVRQSTM; encoded by the coding sequence GTGACCGACAAATCCGAAATCCGAAATCCGAAATCCGAAATTCCGCTCTCCGCCATCGCATTGATCCCCGCCCGTTACGCGTCCACTCGGCTGCCGGGTAAGCCGTTGCTCGATCGCACGGGCAAGCCGATGATTCAGCATGTGGTCGAACGCGTTCGCGAGGCGAAGCATGTGTCGCGCGTGGCGGTGGCGACGGATGATCAGCGGATCTACGACGCGGTGCTCGCGTTCGGCGGCGAGGCGGTCATGACCCGAGCCGACCACCCCAACGGCACGTCGCGCCTCGCCGAGGCGGCCGACGCGTTGCTCGGCCCCACGCCTGAGGGTGCCAGGCATACGCCCGACGCGCCGCTGATCGTCAACGTGCAAGGCGATGAGCCGGAGATCGAGGCGAGCGTGATCGACCAGCTCATCCAGGGCCTCGCCAACGACCCCGACGCGCCGATGGCGACCCTCGCCAGCCCGTTCGCGCCCGATGAAGACCCGGCCAACCCCAACATCGTCAAGGTTGTCGTCGCCGCGACCGGCCGGGCGCTCTACTTCTCCCGCGCCCTGATCCCCCACGATCGCGACAACACCCGCGAGCACGCCCCGCTGAAGCATCCCGGCCTGTACGTCTACCGCCGATGGTTCCTCGACCAGTACGTGCAACTGGCCCCCACGCCGTTGGAAGAAACCGAAAAGCTCGAACAGCTCCGCGCCCTCGAGCACGGCCACGCGATCGCCATCGTTCGCACACACGTTCACCACACCGGCATCGACACGCCCGAGCAGTACGACGCCTTCGTCGGACGAGTGCGGCAAAGCACGATGTAA
- a CDS encoding tetratricopeptide repeat protein, producing MALNFFSQGKSDDAESGFKRDERKARRFFEHAQTVADARNYDYAIECYVNGLKHDPDNMSKHEALRDVSLRRKVSGGKPAGFTEKFKSGGPSPLDKMLHNEMLWAKDPLNVSLMQEVMKWAVEADEAEPDLHLAEVAYWVGGLAMDFNAQAKKPKKAVYIQIRDLFSRIQAFDKAVEACRHAIRLDQNNDKLLKDLKELEAENTMQMGGYSGEQKTEEGGFRRFVRDAEKQRDLETEDSARPGAALDETIKRRKAELEEDPQDVDKITKIVDLLLRKDEEAAENEAIQMLQQLWDQTSQSRYKMRIGDIRMKQFNRRQRKLRAALEQDPDDPDLKQKYEELRRKRLTFELQEYRERVKQYPTDMALRFELGRRLYQSGEVDEAIGAFQQSKADPKHRALSHEFLGSCYLHKGWFEEAVDTLRQGIEAHPADSDRVAMDMRYLLMDALEKSARKNNDAEQAREAQKLASQILQADINFRDIRDRMEGIRKLADELGAKTA from the coding sequence ATGGCACTTAATTTTTTCAGTCAGGGCAAGTCGGACGACGCTGAAAGCGGGTTCAAACGCGACGAGCGCAAGGCTCGACGTTTCTTTGAACACGCCCAGACCGTTGCCGATGCGCGAAACTACGACTACGCGATCGAGTGCTACGTCAACGGCTTGAAGCACGATCCGGACAACATGTCCAAGCACGAAGCCCTCCGCGACGTCTCGCTGCGACGTAAAGTCTCCGGCGGCAAGCCCGCAGGCTTCACCGAGAAGTTCAAGAGCGGCGGCCCTTCACCGCTGGACAAGATGCTCCACAACGAGATGCTCTGGGCGAAAGATCCGCTGAACGTCAGCCTCATGCAGGAGGTGATGAAGTGGGCCGTCGAAGCCGACGAAGCCGAGCCCGACCTGCACCTGGCGGAGGTGGCGTACTGGGTGGGCGGCCTGGCGATGGACTTCAACGCCCAGGCGAAGAAGCCCAAGAAGGCGGTCTACATTCAGATTCGCGACCTGTTCTCACGCATCCAGGCGTTCGACAAGGCGGTGGAAGCCTGTCGGCACGCCATTCGGCTGGACCAGAACAACGACAAGCTGCTGAAGGATCTCAAAGAGCTCGAAGCCGAGAACACGATGCAGATGGGCGGCTACTCCGGCGAGCAGAAGACGGAAGAAGGCGGTTTCCGCCGCTTCGTCCGCGACGCCGAGAAGCAGCGCGACCTTGAAACCGAAGACTCCGCCCGCCCCGGCGCTGCGCTGGATGAGACGATCAAGCGTCGTAAAGCCGAGTTGGAAGAAGACCCGCAGGACGTCGACAAGATTACGAAGATCGTCGATCTGCTGCTTCGCAAGGACGAGGAAGCCGCGGAGAACGAAGCGATCCAGATGCTCCAGCAGCTCTGGGACCAGACCAGCCAGAGCCGGTACAAGATGCGCATCGGCGACATCCGAATGAAGCAGTTCAACCGTCGGCAGCGCAAGCTGCGTGCGGCGCTTGAACAAGACCCGGACGATCCGGATCTGAAGCAGAAGTACGAAGAGCTCCGCCGCAAACGGCTGACCTTCGAGTTGCAGGAATATCGCGAGCGCGTCAAGCAGTATCCCACGGACATGGCGTTGCGTTTCGAGCTCGGGCGTCGGCTGTACCAGTCGGGCGAGGTGGACGAGGCGATCGGCGCGTTCCAGCAATCCAAGGCCGACCCGAAGCATCGGGCGTTGTCGCACGAGTTCCTCGGCTCCTGCTACCTGCACAAAGGCTGGTTCGAGGAAGCGGTGGACACGCTGCGTCAGGGCATTGAGGCGCATCCGGCCGACAGCGACCGCGTCGCGATGGACATGCGCTACCTGCTGATGGACGCGTTGGAGAAGTCGGCCCGCAAGAACAACGACGCGGAGCAGGCCCGCGAGGCGCAGAAGCTCGCGTCGCAGATTCTCCAGGCCGACATCAACTTCCGCGACATCCGCGATCGCATGGAAGGCATCCGCAAGCTCGCCGACGAGTTGGGCGCGAAGACGGCCTGA
- a CDS encoding class I SAM-dependent methyltransferase: protein MTTKAREQQSFGENPVDVRETDHYTDEYVKGFVDKWDELIDWDSRAKSEGTFFIDKLRELGVKKVLDVAAGTGFHSVRLLEAGFEVVSADGSPQMLYKAFENARRRGHVLRTVQADWRWLNRDVHGEYDAIICLGNSFTHLFAEHDRRKALAEFYAMLKHDGVLMLDQRNYDGILDNGYDSKHQYYYCGDNVSVAPVHVDEGLARFRYQFPDESEYFLNMFPLRKDYTRKLMKDVGFQQIDTFGDFQQTYKDQDPDFYIHVASKAYQEED, encoded by the coding sequence ATGACGACCAAAGCACGCGAACAGCAATCCTTCGGCGAAAACCCCGTGGACGTCCGCGAGACCGACCACTACACCGACGAGTACGTCAAGGGATTTGTTGATAAGTGGGACGAACTGATCGACTGGGACAGCCGGGCGAAGAGCGAAGGCACGTTCTTCATCGACAAGCTGCGCGAGCTGGGCGTGAAGAAGGTACTCGACGTCGCAGCGGGCACGGGTTTCCACTCGGTTCGCCTGCTGGAAGCTGGCTTTGAGGTGGTTAGCGCTGACGGCTCGCCGCAGATGCTCTACAAGGCGTTCGAGAACGCCCGCCGCCGCGGCCACGTGCTTCGCACGGTCCAGGCCGACTGGCGCTGGCTCAACCGCGATGTGCACGGCGAGTACGACGCGATCATCTGCCTCGGCAACTCGTTCACCCACCTCTTCGCCGAGCACGACCGACGCAAGGCCCTGGCCGAGTTTTACGCCATGCTCAAGCACGACGGCGTGCTCATGCTCGACCAGCGAAACTACGACGGCATCCTCGACAACGGCTACGACTCCAAGCACCAGTACTACTACTGCGGCGACAATGTCTCCGTCGCCCCGGTCCACGTCGACGAGGGCCTCGCCCGCTTCCGCTACCAGTTCCCCGACGAGTCGGAATACTTCCTCAACATGTTCCCGCTCCGCAAGGACTACACCCGAAAGCTTATGAAGGACGTCGGCTTCCAGCAGATCGATACCTTCGGCGACTTCCAGCAGACCTACAAAGATCAGGACCCGGACTTCTACATCCACGTCGCAAGCAAGGCCTATCAGGAAGAAGACTAA
- a CDS encoding efflux RND transporter periplasmic adaptor subunit, whose translation MARKRIPVARIVGSLIALALLATLGWAIYGKVSEARESPERDRGGGSVAVHTAAVEHGSITDQRTFTGTLNARSRFTVAPKIAGRIDELTVDIGDTVERGQVVARLDDAEVVQQVEEARAELAVAEATLEETRSNLASAERDLNRIQSLREQRVASESELDDVQSRFDAQQARLRVAEAQVAQRQAALRSAQVRMSYTLVRASWQGDDEQRVVGERFVDEGDTLSANAPLVTVLNIQTLRAVVFATERDYPRLRVGQRAEVTADAYPDESFVGEVTRLSSEFREASRQARVELRVPNDDHRLKPGMFVRVRLELEEIDDATIVPLDALVTRRNEQGVFVADVDERKAHFVPVRVGVTQGNRVQLIDPPLAGRVVTLGQHLLEDGSSITLVDDDDDEAADALAEITSG comes from the coding sequence ATGGCCAGGAAGCGAATACCCGTAGCACGAATCGTAGGCAGCCTCATCGCGCTGGCATTGCTGGCCACACTGGGCTGGGCGATCTATGGCAAGGTCAGTGAAGCTCGCGAGTCGCCCGAACGCGACCGTGGCGGCGGGTCGGTCGCCGTGCACACCGCTGCGGTCGAGCACGGCTCGATTACCGACCAGCGCACCTTCACCGGCACGCTCAACGCGCGCTCCCGCTTCACCGTCGCGCCCAAGATCGCCGGCCGCATCGATGAGCTCACCGTCGACATCGGCGACACCGTCGAACGCGGCCAGGTCGTCGCCCGCCTCGACGACGCCGAGGTCGTCCAGCAGGTGGAAGAGGCCCGCGCCGAACTCGCCGTCGCCGAGGCGACGCTGGAGGAAACGCGGAGCAACCTCGCCTCCGCCGAGCGCGACTTGAACCGCATCCAGTCACTACGCGAGCAGCGCGTCGCTTCCGAATCAGAGCTGGACGACGTGCAGTCGCGCTTCGATGCGCAGCAGGCTCGCCTGCGCGTGGCCGAGGCGCAGGTCGCCCAGCGGCAGGCGGCGCTGCGGTCCGCCCAGGTCCGCATGAGCTACACCCTCGTCCGCGCAAGCTGGCAGGGTGATGATGAACAGCGCGTCGTCGGCGAACGCTTCGTCGATGAGGGCGACACCCTCTCCGCCAACGCGCCGCTCGTGACCGTGCTCAACATTCAAACCCTCCGCGCCGTCGTCTTCGCCACCGAGCGAGACTACCCCCGGCTACGCGTCGGCCAGCGCGCCGAAGTCACCGCCGACGCGTACCCCGACGAGTCGTTCGTCGGCGAGGTGACGCGGTTGTCGTCCGAGTTTCGCGAAGCATCACGCCAGGCACGCGTGGAACTGCGCGTGCCCAATGACGATCATCGATTAAAGCCGGGCATGTTCGTTCGCGTTCGCCTGGAACTGGAAGAGATTGACGACGCGACGATCGTGCCGCTGGACGCGCTGGTCACTCGCCGAAACGAGCAGGGCGTGTTCGTCGCGGACGTGGATGAGCGTAAGGCGCACTTCGTGCCCGTGCGTGTGGGCGTCACGCAGGGCAACCGAGTGCAGTTGATCGACCCGCCGCTGGCCGGCCGCGTGGTCACGCTCGGCCAACACCTGCTGGAAGACGGCTCGTCAATCACGCTCGTGGATGATGATGACGATGAAGCGGCCGACGCGCTGGCGGAAATCACAAGCGGGTGA